The nucleotide sequence agccactgtgtggcgaagcgtttcctgggTAAGGGTTCCCATGTGCTGCATgggtgtctcaatcttctactttgacatttcttgaacatttctgagttgtctctaaaattcattgatttgatcgcattccagtacataatgatggaAGGTGTGACAATTGTCCATCTGGCAAGGCtgacatttcgtttggtctacatctggtggtggtgatttaacctgccaaagatacttacaacccagccggagccgggcggtagtgacatccaagagtcggcttatttTGTTAATGCACCCTAGACATGTGTCTCCACCTGCATGACAGAATGATAATAGAGAGACTGACTTGTGTGGGCTATTGTGAGTTGATAAGCCAGATAGATTACTGTGGTTAGTGTACGAGAGGGAGGCTGCATCGCTTactcccatcactcacccaccgtACCTAGACCAGCGAGTCACACCCTGACAGTTTTCTGACCCAGTACCTTCTGCCTCTAACAACCTGACTGACATACGTCCCGATTGTTGTTACTTCCTGCGTATACGACAAGTGATGAGAACACCTCGGGTTTCTGCAGTTACCACTACCATAAATTACCCCCAGTCACGACAAGtacatatgtaaacctcaccctacCAGAGTTGAGGTTCAATGTGAATGCTTtgtataaattattaattatGTCAAACAATTACTTAACTGTGTATCATATTTCCTGTGCTTCGATTTATACTGTGGATAATATAATTTTTGTACACAGATAATCAACGCTGTCAGTGAATTCTTAGATTTAATAGTAATAATGTTAGTTCACCGAGTTTGTCTTGTCTGTTCAATACGTTCTTCTTTCTATATAattttcctcagaatccgtagattgTGAGACCTTTACCtcactctgcctgaggtatcccagcaagtgagcacgtctcctgtgttctcccagtgcttaacagaatagggaatagggaatgggaactatggctatagtttacttaataacatcaAAGGGCTAGAATAAAACAtatcctaaatgcactagaagacaaaaagaatgcagatgtaatatatacagactttgcaaaagccttcgacaagtgtgaccatggcgtaatagcgcacaaaatgcgtgttaaaggaataacaggaaaagtcggtcgatggatctataatttcctcactaacagaacacagagagtagtcgtcaacagagtaaagtccgaggcagctacggtgaaaagctctgttccacaaggcacagtactagcccccatcttgttcctcatcctcatatccgacatagacaaggatgtcagccacagcaccgtgtcttcctttgcagatgacacccgaatctgcatgacagtgtcttccattgcagacagtgcaaggctccaggcggacatcaaccaaatctttcagtgggctgcggaaaacaatatgaagttcaacgatgataaatttcaattactcagatatggtaaacatgaggaaattaaatcttcatcagagtacaaaacaaattctggccacaaaatagagcgaaacaccaacgtcaaagacctgggagtgattatgtcggaggatctcaccttcaaggaccataacattgtatcaatcgcatctgctagaaaaatgacaggatggataatgagaaccttcaaaactagggaggccaagcccatgatgacactcttcaggtcacttgttctatctaggctggaatattgctgcacactaacagcacctttcaaggcaggtgaaattgctgacctagaaaatgtacagagaactttcacggcgcgcataacggagataaaacacctcaattactgggagcgcttgaggttcctaaacctgtattccctggaacgcaggctggagagatacatgattatatacacctggaaaatcctagagggactagtactgaacttgcacacgaaaatcactcactacgaaagcaaaagacttggcagacgatgcaccatccccccaatgaaaagcaggggtgtcactagcacgttaagagaccatacaataagtgtcaggggcccgagactgttcaactgcctcccagcacacataagggggattaccaacagacccctggcagtcttcaagctggcactggacaagcacctaaagtcagttcctgatcagccgggctgtggctcgtacgttggtttgcgtgcagccagcagcgacagcctggttgatcaggggctgatccaccaggaggcctggtcacagaccgggccgcgggggcgttgacccccgaaactctctccaggtaaactccagatggaaatttacataatataacaattgaaCTATGAGACTTATTatcagggggaagggtagatgttatcagtaacacggactggtactcactcttaattcactgaCCGGCTGACCCGAGATTCATATGCGTGGTCCACTGCACACGCGGCTgtccggacctgtcaccaacctctctctcttattatataacaatggttataaatgaccataatttttaaaggggtggaccggtaagccagcggaaggcctcggtcagatgaccaaaagctccaaaggcgggtcatcatctgactaagacccgcgtcaggaaatatttgtcctgtttcctgacgaaccttacttaacctaacctctctctcttgctcagctgttcccttgCTTATATGGTCGTCAAAGCACCCCCCTTCCCCATAAGGCATAGaccacgtgttgcgacctgaTGCTGGTATCTGACACCGTCACAAACAAAAGACAtgagacttaagccgaaaagcatatctgacagctatttgccaaggcaaggtgtgaccatttaattggttaaattaggtctccctcaGAGACATCACAAGCAATGTGGACTACATCACATGATCACATGAATAGTGATCTATCGATCTCATTTACCTCTTGTGATCCACAACAGTAGTTATGTTATGTGTTCCTGTTGTGCAACATTCCATTGCATTGTATAGAATCACTGCGTGTAGTTCATAACATCTGCTGTTCAGTTTCTGTTGTATTAGTTATCCATCTATATGTCAGGGATGCTGTACCATAGCATGTTCCAAGCTGTCAGTAGTATGATAGTATGTATACTATGTATTCCAATAACCGTTAGACAGTATGATCATGTGAACATATGTCCAAACATTGTAGGAGATGTGGTGGTCGCATCTCAGTGAGTCAGTTTAATATGGACAGCTGGGTGGGTAGGCCTATGGTGGCAGGCAGAGACCCAGTCTTCAATAAAATCATAAGTACTGTAAGTATATTGTGCCCTGCTACCCAATATCACTCATCCTAATCCATCTCAGCAGTTGTCGTTGTTGCAGGTTTGCCTGGTGATGGTAATGCTGCAAGTTAgcctggtgatggtaatgatgttgctgcaggctagcctggtgatggtaatgttgttgttgcaggctagcctggtgatggtaataatgttgttgcaggctagcctggtgatggtaataatgttgttgtaggctagcctggtgatggtaatgttgttgttgtaggctagCCTGGTGATGGTAAGGATGTTGCTGCAGGCTAGCCTGGTGATGGTAATAATGTTGTTGTAGGCTAGCCTGGTGATGGTAATAATGTTGTTGTAGGCTAGCCTGGTgatggtaataatgttgctgcaggctagcctggtgatggtaataatgttgttgtaggctagcctggtgatggtaatgttgttgttgtaggctagCCTGGTGATGGTAAGGATGTTGCTGCAGGCTAGCCTGGTGATGGTAAGGATGTTGCTGCAGGCTAGCCTGGTGATGGTAATAATGTTGTTGTAGGCTAGCCTGGTGATGGTAAGGATGTTGCTGCAGGCTAGCCTGGTGATgataataatgttgttgcaggctagcctggtgatggtaataatgttgttgcaggctAGCCTGGTGATGGTAATAATGTTGTTGTAGGCTAGCCTGGTGATGGTAATAATGTTGTTGTAGGCTAGCCTGGTGATGGTAAGGATGTTGCTGCAGGCTAGCCTGGTGATGATAATAATGTTGTTGTAGGCTAGCCTGGTGATggtaataatgttgttgcaggctAGCCTGGTGATGGTAAGGATGTTGCTGCAGGCTAGCCTGGTGATGATAATAATGTTGTTGTAGGCTAGCCTGGTGATggtaataatgttgttgcaggctAGCCTGGTGATGATAATAATGTTGTTGTAGGCTAGCCTGGTGATGGTAATAATGTTGTTGTAGGCTAGCCTGGTGATGGTAAGGATGTTGCTGCAGGCTAGCCTGGTGATgataataatgttgttgcaggctAGCCTGGTGATGGTAATAATGTTGTTGTAGGTTAGCCTGGTGATGGTAAGGATGTTGCTGCAGGCTAGCCTGGTGATGATAATAATGTTGTTGTAGGCTAGCCTGGTGATggtaataatgttgttgcaggctAGCCTGGTGATGGTAAGGATGTTGCTGCAGGCTAGCCTGGTGATGATAATAATGTTGTTGTAGGCTAGCCTGGTGATggtaataatgttgttgcaggctAGCCTGGTGATGATAATAATGTTGTTGTAGGCTAGCCTGGTGATGGTAATAATGTTGTTGTAGGCTAGCCTGGTGATGGTAAGGATGTTGCTGCAGGCTAGCCTGGTGATgataataatgttgttgcaggctAGCCTGGTGATGGTAATAATGTTGTTGTAGGTTAGCCTGGTGATGGTAAGGATGTTGCTGCAGGCTAGCCTGGTGATGGTAATAATGTTGTTGTAGGCTAGCCTGGTGATGGTAAGGATGTTGCTGCAGGCTAGCCTGGTGATggtaataatgttgttgcaggctagcctggtgatggtaataatgttgttgcaggctagcctggtgatggtaataatgttgttgcaggttagcctggtgatggtaataatgttgttgcaggctAGCCTGGTGATGATAATAATGTTGTTGTAGGTTAGCCTGGTgatggtaataatgttgctgtaggctagcctggtgatggtaataatgttgtttcaggctagcctggtgatggtaataatgttgctgTAGGCTAGCCTGGTGATGGTAAGGATGTTGCTGCAGGCTAGCCTGGTgatggtaataatgttgctgtaggctagcctggtgatggtaataatgttgttgcaggctagcctggtgatggtaataatgttgctgtaggctagcctggtgatggtaataatgttgctgcaggctagcctggtgatggtaataatgttgttgcaggctagcctggtgatggtaataatgttgttgcaggctagcctggtgatggtaatgttgttgcaggctagcctggtgatggtaataatgttgttgtaggctagcctggtgatggtaataatgttgttgcaggctagcctggtgatggtaataatgttgttgcaggctagcctggtgatggtaataatgttgttgcaggctagcctggtgatggtaataatgttgttgcaggctagcctggtgatggtaataatgttgttgcaggctagcctggtgatggtaataatgttgttgcaggctagcctggtgatggtaataatgttgttgtaggctagcctggtgatggtaataatgttgttgcaggctagcctggtgatggtaataatgttgttgcaggctagcctggtgatggtaataatgttgttgttgcaggttagcctggtgatggtaataatgttgttgcaggctagcctggtgatggtaataatgttgttgcaggctagcctggtgatggtaataatgttgttgttgcaggttagcctggtgatggtaataatgttgttgcaggctagcctggtgatggtaataatgttgttgcaggctagcctggtgatggtaataatgttgctgcaggttagcctggtgatggtaataatgttgttgcaggctagcctggtgatggtaataatgttgttgcaggttagcctggtgatggtaataatgttgttgcaggttagcctggtgatggtaataatgttgttgcaggctagcctggtgatggtaataatgttgttgcaggctagcctggtgatggtaataatgttgctgcaggttagcctggtgatggtaataatgttgttgtaggctagcctggtgatggtaataatgttgttgcaggctagcctggtgatggtaataatgttgttgcaggctagcctggtgatggtaataatgttgttgcaggctagcctggtgatggtaataatgttgttgtaggctagcctggtgatggtaataatgttgttgcaggctagcctggtgatggtaataatgttgttgcaggctagcctggtgatggtaataatgttgttgcaggctagcctggtgatggtaataatgttgttgttgcaggttagcatggtgatggtaataatgttgttgcaggttAGCCTGGTGATGGTAAGGGAGGGTACAGCAGGGGCTTgcccactgctggtgctgctgctgctcgtcaTCAATGCTTCTTGTGTCATCAACTTCACTTCTGCCTTGCAAGATGATCTTCATCAATGCCAcgactccacccaccacccacaccccacaccgtgAGTAttgtcaccacccacaccccacactgaGTAttgtcaccacccacaccccacactgaGTAttgtcaccacccacaccccataCAGTGAGTAttgtcaccacccacaccccataCAGTGAGTAttgtcaccacccacaccccacaccgtgAGTAttgtcaccacccacaccccacactgaGTAttgtcaccacccacaccccacactgaGTAttgtcaccacccacaccccacactgaGTAttgtcaccacccacaccccataCAGTGAGTAttgtcaccacccacaccccacactgaGTAttgtcaccacccacaccccacaccgtgagtgttgtcaccacccacaccccacaccgtgagtattatcaccacccacaccccacaccatgagtattgtcaccacccacaccccacattcTTGCGACTGACACTCCCTCAACTTATACTACGAACGCAAAAGGTCACGAGGTCATGTTCAATCTGACTGTGACTTCCGGCTTAGGTCCCAAGATCAATTAAATGACTCTATGATAATCCCAGCTGCTGCATTTAATTAAGAGTTGAAGCAGAATTAAAACACAGGTCGAGCACTGAAGACCAGACTTGGCACTCCTGGCAAGACGCAGTTGGCACCCTGCATGGTGTCAGGTTTGGCACTCCTGGCAAGACACAGTTGGCACCCTGCATGGTGTCAGGTTTGGCACTCCTGGCAAGACACAGTTGGCACCCTGCATGGTGTCAGGTTTGGCGCTCCTGGCAAGACACAGTTGGCACCCTGCATGGTGTCAGGTTTGGCACTCCTGGCAAGACACAGTTGGCACCCTGCATGGTGTCAGGTTTGGCACTCCTGGCAAGACACAGTTGGCACCCTGCATGGTGTCAGGTTTGGTCAGGACTGCCCCCCCCCACCATCAAACTAGCTATGCCCCGGGGCCAGAACTCTACCTAGATGACTCGTGAATAAGAAAATATGCAGAATAACATTTGTTATGCAGATGTTATTCTGCATAACAAATTTATCAAAAAAGTTGTTATATATAACTTCGCGAGAACAATATTTTGAGAAATAAGAATTATAATTTGTAAAGATGCCATATTTTCCACAATTATTCTCACTAATTTTGTGGTCTTGTTGACAGGTGGTCTGGTGTGCCGCTAGGTGAGAAGGATTCAGATGACAGCACTAACAGCCAGGTTGACACTGGCCTTCACGCTGAGGACAGTAGTGAAAGCCAGGCTGACACTCAGCTACACCCCCAGGACAGTGCTGAGCAAGAACTTCGTCAGTTGAGAACGCCACACGTCCTACACGGAAACAACTTTGAGTCGATCAAAGAAGAGAGAACTAACAAAGTTCTTGAAGCAGCACCTCAGGTCGACTCACGACGTGATGTTCGACGTCTTGGCCATCGACTCTTTAGGGATAAACAATACGGAGGTCGATACACAGAAAGCAGCAGAAACGTCGATACTCGCTATAGCGGACATCGAAGCATTTTCAACCAACGAGATGAAAACAGCCGACTGGACGCCCGACTAACACAGGGTCGTAGACTGGATGCCCGACTAACACAGGGTCGTAGACTAGATGCCCGACTAACACGGGGTCGTAGGCTAGATGCCCGACTAACACAGGGTCGTAGACTAGATGCCCGACTAACACAGGGTCGTAGACTGAATGCCAGACTAACAGGTCATAGACTGGAGACAACAGTAGCTGAACCACGACTCTTTACTCGGGAAACCGACAAACAAAGGCTTAACGTCAGACAAAGACAGACAATCTTGAGCAAAAGAAGCACTGATGTTAATGGTCACCTTGACACAAGGAAGACACCTGATGACAGACGTATTGAAATAAATAGGAACCCTGATGGTCGTCTTGAAACCAGGAGGAGCTCTGATGGTCGTCTTGACACCAGGAGGAACTCTGACGGTCGTCTTGACACCAGGAGCACCTCTGATGGTCGTGTCGACACCAGGAGGAACTCCGATGGTCGTCTTGACACCAGGAGGAACTCTGATGGTCGTGTAGACACCAGGAGGAACTCTGATGGTCGTCTTGACACCAGGAGGAACTCTAATGGTCGTCTTGACACCAGGAGGAACTCTGATGGTCGTCTTGACATCAGGAGGAACTCTGATGGTCGTGTAGACACCAGGAGGAACTCTGATGGTCGTCTTGACACCAGGAGGAACTCTGATGGTCGTGTAGACACCAGGAGGAACTCTGATGGTCGTCTTGACACCAGGAGGAACTCTGATGGTCGTGTAGACACCAGGAGGAACTCTGATGGTCGTCTTGACATCAGGAGAAACTCTGATGATCGTCTTGGCACCGGAAGGAACTTGGATGGTCGTCTTATCACCAGAAGGAACATTGATGGTCGTCTTGACACCAGAAGGAACTTTGATGGTCGTCTTGACACCAGAAGGAACTTTGATGGTCGTCTTGACACCAGAAGGAATTCTGATGGTCGTCTTGACACAAGGAGGAACTCTGATGGTCGTCTAGACACCAGAAGGAACTCTAATGGTCGTCTTGACAAGAGGAGAAACACTGATGATCGTCTTGATACGAGGAGGAACTCTGATGGTCGTGCTGACCCCATGAACAACTCTGATGGTCGTCTTGACACAAGGAGGAATTCTGATGGTCGTCTAGATACCAGGAGGAACTCTGATAGTCGTCTTGACACAAGGAGGAACTCTGAGGGTCGTGTTGACTCCATGAGGAATTCTGATAGTCGTCTTGACACCAGAAGGAACTCTAATGGTCGTCTTGACAAGAGGAGAAACACTGATGGTCGTCTTGATACGAGGAGGAACTCTGATGGTCGTGTTGACTCCATGAACAACTCTGATGGTCGTCTTGACACCAGGAAAAACTCTGATGGTCGTGTTGACTCCATGAGGAATTCTGATAGTCGTCTTGACACAAGGAGGAACTCTGATGGTCGTGTTGACTCCATGAGGAATTCTGATAGTCGTCTTGACACAAGGAGGAACTCTGATGGTCGTGTTGACTCCATGAGGAATTCTGATAGTCGTCTTGACACAAGGAAGAACTCTGATGGTCGTGTAGATACCAGGAAAAACTCTGATGGTCGTCTTGACAACAGGAGGAACTCTGATACTCGTCTTGACACAAGGAGGAACTCTGGTGGTCGTCTTGACACCAGGAAAATCTCTGATGGTCGTCTTGCCAACAGGAGAAACTCTGATACTCGTCTTGACACAAGGAGGAATTCTGATGGTCGTCTTGACACCAGAAAAAACTTTGATGGTCGTCTTGACAACAGGAGGAACTCTGATACTCGTCTTGACACAAGGAGGAACTCTGGTGGTCGTCTTGACAGCAGGAAAATCTCTGATGGTCGTCTTGACACCATGAGGAACTCTGATAGTCATCTTGGCACCATGAGGAACACTGATGGTCGTTTTGACACAAAGAGGAACTCTGATGGTCCTCTTCACACCAGGAGGAACTCTGATGGTCGTCTTGACACAGGAAGGAACTCCGATGGTCGTCTTTACACCAGGAGGAGCTCTGATGGTCGTCTTGTCACAAAGAGGAACTCAGATGGTCGCCTCGGCACAAGGAGGAACTCTGATGGTCGTCTTCATACTATGAGGAACTCTGATGGTCGTCTTGACACAAGGAGAGTCACTGAAGGAAGTCGTCTTGATACAAGAAAAGTCACTGAAGGTAGTCGTCTTGACACAAGGAGGGTCGCTGGAGACAGTCGTCTTGACACAAGGAGAGTCGCTGGAGACAGTCGTCTTGACACAAGGAGAGTCGCTGGAGACAGTCGTCTTGACACAAGGAGAGTCAGTGAAGGTAGTCGTCTTGACGCAAGAAGAGTCACTGAAGGAAGTCGTCTTGATACAAGAAAAGTCACTGAAGGTAGTCGTCTTGACACAAGGAGGGTCCCTGGAGACAGTCGTCTTGACACAAGGAGATTCGGTGAAGGTAGTCGTCTTGACACAAGGAGAGTCGCTGGAGACAGTCGTCTTGACACAAGGAGAGTCAGTGAAGGTAGTCGTCTTGACGCAAGGAGAGTCGCTATAGAGAGTCGTCTTGACACAAAGAGAGTCTCTGTAGACAGTCGTCTTGACACAAAGAGAGTCTCTGTAGACAGTCGTCTTGACACAAAGAGAGTCTCTGTACACAGTCGTCTTCACACTAGCAAGAACTACGAGCGTCGTCTTGACACCAAGAGGAACTCTGATGGTCGTCTTGACACAAGAGGGAACTCTGGTGGTCGTCTTGACAAAAGGAGGGACTCTGATGGTCTTCTTGACACAAGGAGGAGCTCTGATGGTCGTCTTGACACAAAGAGGAACTCTGATGGTCGTCTTGACACAAGAAGGAACTCTGATGGTCGTCTTGACACAAGAAGGAACTCTGATGGTCGTCTTGACACAAGAAGGTACTCTGATGGTCGTCTTGACACAAGAAGGAACTCTGATGGTCGTCTTGACACAAGAAGGTACTCTGATGGTCGTCTTGACACAAGAAGGAGCTCTGATGGTCGTCTTGACACAAGAAGGTACTCTGATGGTCGTCTTGACACAAGAAGGAACTCTGATGGTCGTCTTGACACAAGAAGGTACTCTGATGGTCGTCTTGACACAAGAAGGAGCTCTGATGGTCGTCTTGACACAAGAAGGTACTCTGATGGTCGTCTTGACACAAGAAAGAACTCTGATGGTCGTCTTGACACAAGAAGGTACTCTGATGGTCGTCTTGACACAAGAAGGTACTCTGATGGTCGTCTTGACACAAGAAGGAACTCTGATGGTCGTCTTGACACAAAAATTAGCCACGAGGGTCGTCTTGACAGGAGAGTCACTGACGTAAGACATTTAGACGCCAACTGGAACTCAGTAGTACAAAGTACATACAAGAAACTTGCTGATCTTAGAGAATCCATATATGTTGCATTGAACTTCCCATATAA is from Cherax quadricarinatus isolate ZL_2023a chromosome 29, ASM3850222v1, whole genome shotgun sequence and encodes:
- the LOC128690650 gene encoding uncharacterized protein → MVREGTAGACPLLVLLLLVINASCVINFTSALQDDLHQCHDSTHHPHPTPWSGVPLGEKDSDDSTNSQVDTGLHAEDSSESQADTQLHPQDSAEQELRQLRTPHVLHGNNFESIKEERTNKVLEAAPQVDSRRDVRRLGHRLFRDKQYGGRYTESSRNVDTRYSGHRSIFNQRDENSRLDARLTQGRRLDARLTQGRRLDARLTRGRRLDARLTQGRRLDARLTQGRRLNARLTGHRLETTVAEPRLFTRETDKQRLNVRQRQTILSKRSTDVNGHLDTRKTPDDRRIEINRNPDGRLETRRSSDGRLDTRRNSDGRLDTRSTSDGRVDTRRNSDGRLDTRRNSDGRVDTRRNSDGRLDTRRNSNGRLDTRRNSDGRLDIRRNSDGRVDTRRNSDGRLDTRRNSDGRVDTRRNSDGRLDTRRNSDGRVDTRRNSDGRLDIRRNSDDRLGTGRNLDGRLITRRNIDGRLDTRRNFDGRLDTRRNFDGRLDTRRNSDGRLDTRRNSDGRLDTRRNSNGRLDKRRNTDDRLDTRRNSDGRADPMNNSDGRLDTRRNSDGRLDTRRNSDSRLDTRRNSEGRVDSMRNSDSRLDTRRNSNGRLDKRRNTDGRLDTRRNSDGRVDSMNNSDGRLDTRKNSDGRVDSMRNSDSRLDTRRNSDGRVDSMRNSDSRLDTRRNSDGRVDSMRNSDSRLDTRKNSDGRVDTRKNSDGRLDNRRNSDTRLDTRRNSGGRLDTRKISDGRLANRRNSDTRLDTRRNSDGRLDTRKNFDGRLDNRRNSDTRLDTRRNSGGRLDSRKISDGRLDTMRNSDSHLGTMRNTDGRFDTKRNSDGPLHTRRNSDGRLDTGRNSDGRLYTRRSSDGRLVTKRNSDGRLGTRRNSDGRLHTMRNSDGRLDTRRVTEGSRLDTRKVTEGSRLDTRRVAGDSRLDTRRVAGDSRLDTRRVAGDSRLDTRRVSEGSRLDARRVTEGSRLDTRKVTEGSRLDTRRVPGDSRLDTRRFGEGSRLDTRRVAGDSRLDTRRVSEGSRLDARRVAIESRLDTKRVSVDSRLDTKRVSVDSRLDTKRVSVHSRLHTSKNYERRLDTKRNSDGRLDTRGNSGGRLDKRRDSDGLLDTRRSSDGRLDTKRNSDGRLDTRRNSDGRLDTRRNSDGRLDTRRYSDGRLDTRRNSDGRLDTRRYSDGRLDTRRSSDGRLDTRRYSDGRLDTRRNSDGRLDTRRYSDGRLDTRRSSDGRLDTRRYSDGRLDTRKNSDGRLDTRRYSDGRLDTRRYSDGRLDTRRNSDGRLDTKISHEGRLDRRVTDVRHLDANWNSVVQSTYKKLADLRESIYVALNFPYKTYDSGCSLDDIYLEKLHVTSSIGTPVILHNNHQHSQPQLYKHEKSVGDLVLTGLWTGVASLALYHTYTSVC